CCGTTTCGAGAGCAGACGGGCACAGATCCTGGCCGGTCTCAAGCCCGTCGACTGAGGAGGTTGAGAAATGACCAGCAGCGTGCACCAGACGACCGCCGAACTGAACTGGATTCACCGCTTTGAATCTGGTGACGACGCCCTGACCCTTCTGCTTTTGCATGGCACTGGCGGCGATGAAATGTCGCTGCTCACACTGGGAAAGCAACTCGCCCCGGGAGCGAATCTACTCAGTGTCAGGGGCCGGTCGCTGGAGGAGGGATCGCCCCGATTCTTCCGCCGCTTCAGCGCCACCCAGTATGACCAGACACATCTTATGGATGAGGCCGATGCACTGGCTCAGTTCGTGCAGGACGCGGTCATCCTCTACGGCTTAGATGGACGGCAGGTCATCGCCTTGGGGTACTCCAATGGAGCCAATATCGCCCTGGCAAGTCTCGTTCGCTGGCCATCCGCATTTGCTGGAGCGGTGTTGCTGCGCCCGGTGATGCCTTTTGACGCCCCACCACAGATCGACCTGAAGGGGATGCCGGTACTTCTCGTGCACGGCAAACGCGATCCCTTCCGGCCCCTGGCGGAGTCGCTGACACCTTACCTGCGCCGGATGCATGCCGATGTTCAGGAGCACTGGCTTGAGGCGGGACATGAGCTGACGCCGCAAGACCTTGAAGTGACCGCCGGGTGGCTCCGAGACCAGACGCTGCGCCTGGCCACACATCCACAGCGAACATGAGGGTGACTCGCCGGAATGACGAGAAAGGAACTGGGCGGATTGAGGTGTTCAGCGACGGCATGTTTGCCACCGTGATCACGCTGCTCAGCTTGGATCTGACCGTGCCAGAACTGTGGGGGAATGTCAGTGTCCGCTGACTGACCAACCCTCTGAGTGCACAGTGACCAGTCGACCTGGCTTACGCGCTAAGCTTTCTCTCGGTCTTGATCATCTGAATCAACCACCACGCGATCTTCTGGCGGATTCACTAGACCTCTTGCGAAAGTCGCAGGCTAAGCTTGCGGGGTGGAGCGAGAACGCCTGACACGCACGTTGAAGATGAACCGCAAGCAATTCCGTCGTCACACTGGGGTATATCCTGAGACCTTCGCTGAGATGGAAGCCGTCCTAACTGAATGAGAGGGACGGAAAAAGAAATCTGGCCGCCCAGCGGCACTCAGCGTAGCTGAGCAACTCCTGATGACTCTAGAATTCTGGTGTGAATACCGTACGTTCGCGCACCTGGGCAATGACTGGGGTGTCCATGA
The Deinococcus psychrotolerans genome window above contains:
- a CDS encoding alpha/beta hydrolase, encoding MTSSVHQTTAELNWIHRFESGDDALTLLLLHGTGGDEMSLLTLGKQLAPGANLLSVRGRSLEEGSPRFFRRFSATQYDQTHLMDEADALAQFVQDAVILYGLDGRQVIALGYSNGANIALASLVRWPSAFAGAVLLRPVMPFDAPPQIDLKGMPVLLVHGKRDPFRPLAESLTPYLRRMHADVQEHWLEAGHELTPQDLEVTAGWLRDQTLRLATHPQRT
- a CDS encoding DUF1211 domain-containing protein, which produces MTRRNDEKGTGRIEVFSDGMFATVITLLSLDLTVPELWGNVSVR